The proteins below are encoded in one region of Effusibacillus dendaii:
- the guaA gene encoding glutamine-hydrolyzing GMP synthase: MAEQEKVIVLDFGGQYNQLITRRIRELNVYSELLPPTITADQIKKMHVKGIVFSGGPNSVYGEGAPKVDPAIFDLGIPILGICYGMQLMAYHFAAKVERAAVREYGKAMIDVRSDAVLYKNQPKQQQVWMSHSDLVTAPPVGFQIDAATDHAPVAAMSDPDRKLYAVQFHPEVNHSVHGQEMIRQFLFEVCGCEGSWTMGSYINQSVAEIRAAVGDKKVLCALSGGVDSSVAAVLVHRAIGDNLTCMFVDHGLLRKNEADLVMQTFTQEFKMNVVKIDASKRFLDRLTDVSDPERKRKIIGEEFIRVFEEESKKLGHFDFLAQGTLYTDIIESGTATAATIKSHHNVGGLPEDMEFQLIEPLKSLFKDEVRELGTQLGISDDIVWRQPFPGPGLAIRIIGAVTGDKLALLKEADFVVRDEIKRSGLDREIWQYFAVLPDIRSVGVMGDERTYAYTIGIRAVTSKDGMTADWARIPYDVLERLSTRLVNEVPNVNRVVYDITSKPPATIEWE, from the coding sequence ATGGCAGAACAGGAAAAAGTGATCGTACTTGATTTTGGCGGACAGTACAATCAGTTGATTACCCGGCGTATCCGGGAGCTGAATGTTTACTCCGAACTTTTGCCGCCCACCATAACGGCGGATCAGATAAAGAAGATGCATGTAAAAGGGATTGTGTTTTCAGGTGGACCGAATTCCGTTTACGGGGAAGGGGCGCCAAAAGTAGATCCGGCCATTTTTGATCTGGGGATTCCGATTTTGGGCATCTGTTATGGAATGCAGTTGATGGCGTACCATTTTGCTGCAAAAGTGGAACGGGCAGCCGTTCGGGAATACGGCAAGGCCATGATTGACGTTCGTTCTGACGCTGTTCTCTATAAAAATCAGCCGAAACAACAGCAGGTCTGGATGAGTCACAGCGATCTGGTGACAGCTCCGCCTGTCGGCTTCCAGATCGACGCTGCGACCGATCACGCGCCGGTAGCCGCCATGTCTGATCCGGACCGCAAGCTGTATGCGGTGCAATTCCATCCGGAAGTCAACCATTCTGTCCATGGACAGGAGATGATCCGTCAATTTCTGTTTGAAGTATGCGGTTGTGAAGGTTCCTGGACAATGGGTTCCTATATTAACCAGTCGGTTGCCGAAATTCGCGCAGCGGTCGGTGACAAAAAAGTGCTCTGTGCGCTGTCGGGCGGCGTGGATTCCTCCGTGGCGGCGGTACTGGTTCACCGTGCGATCGGCGACAATCTGACGTGCATGTTTGTGGATCATGGATTGCTCCGCAAGAATGAAGCCGATCTGGTGATGCAGACGTTTACGCAGGAATTCAAGATGAACGTGGTCAAAATAGATGCCAGCAAACGATTTCTCGACCGGTTGACAGATGTCTCGGATCCGGAAAGAAAGCGGAAAATCATCGGTGAGGAGTTTATCCGCGTTTTTGAAGAGGAATCCAAAAAGCTGGGACATTTTGATTTTCTGGCGCAGGGTACGCTTTATACCGATATTATCGAAAGCGGGACGGCAACGGCTGCCACAATCAAATCGCACCACAACGTGGGAGGATTGCCGGAAGACATGGAATTCCAACTGATTGAACCGTTGAAATCCCTGTTTAAGGATGAGGTTCGCGAACTGGGTACGCAGTTGGGCATATCGGATGACATCGTTTGGCGTCAGCCGTTCCCGGGTCCGGGACTGGCCATCCGAATTATCGGCGCCGTAACGGGGGATAAACTCGCTTTATTGAAAGAGGCCGATTTTGTAGTTCGGGATGAAATCAAACGATCCGGTTTGGATCGGGAGATTTGGCAATATTTTGCTGTTTTGCCCGATATTCGCAGTGTCGGCGTAATGGGAGACGAGCGGACCTACGCGTACACCATCGGTATTCGCGCCGTGACTTCCAAAGATGGAATGACGGCCGATTGGGCGCGAATTCCCTATGATGTGTTGGAAAGGCTCTCTACTCGCTTGGTGAACGAAGTTCCCAACGTGAACCGGGTGGTCTACGATATCACGTCAAAGCCGCCTGCCACGATTGAGTGGGAGTAA
- the purK gene encoding 5-(carboxyamino)imidazole ribonucleotide synthase, which produces MSGRRILPGATIGILGGGQLGRMMALRAREMGYRIAAMDANADSPCGQVADLEFVAPLDDLPTARKMASVSEVLTYEFENVSDEMVRILEQESNLPQGGQVLYITRHRIREKMALASIGVPVAPWKPIRSFHDLQKAVAELGLPCVLKTTSGGYDGKGQFVIRNKEEIEPAWEELGAAWSETGTELPTGSEPEFTEQAAPLVLEGWVPFEKELSVIAARNADGEVKTFPTAENIHRENILHLSIVPARIPSEADRMAQQLAAKIADELDVIGLIAVEMFWRDGRLLVNELAPRPHNSGHYTMDACVTSQFEQHVRAICNLPLGDTRLLSSVVMVNILGEHLQPVLDRVHRLTGGAKIHLYGKSEVQPKRKMGHLNVLADRVEDALQQIRDWGIWQV; this is translated from the coding sequence ATGAGCGGGCGGAGGATTCTGCCAGGTGCAACAATCGGTATTCTGGGTGGAGGCCAATTGGGCCGAATGATGGCATTACGAGCACGCGAAATGGGATACCGGATTGCCGCCATGGACGCAAATGCGGATTCGCCGTGCGGGCAAGTGGCCGATTTGGAGTTTGTGGCCCCGCTCGATGATCTGCCAACTGCCCGTAAAATGGCATCCGTATCCGAGGTGCTGACTTATGAATTTGAAAATGTGAGCGACGAGATGGTGCGGATTTTGGAGCAGGAATCAAACTTGCCGCAAGGCGGTCAAGTATTGTACATCACCCGCCACCGCATACGGGAAAAAATGGCGCTTGCTTCTATCGGGGTTCCGGTTGCCCCGTGGAAACCGATTCGGTCCTTTCACGATCTGCAAAAAGCAGTGGCTGAATTGGGACTGCCCTGTGTCTTAAAAACAACTTCCGGCGGCTATGACGGAAAAGGGCAATTTGTCATTCGGAACAAAGAAGAGATAGAACCGGCATGGGAAGAGCTTGGGGCTGCATGGTCGGAAACAGGGACTGAACTTCCCACCGGGTCAGAACCTGAATTTACAGAACAGGCAGCGCCTCTGGTTTTGGAAGGATGGGTGCCGTTTGAGAAGGAACTGTCGGTGATTGCTGCCCGCAATGCAGACGGGGAAGTCAAAACGTTTCCGACAGCGGAAAACATACATCGTGAAAACATTCTCCATCTGTCCATTGTTCCGGCCCGCATCCCGTCGGAAGCAGATCGTATGGCCCAGCAGTTGGCGGCCAAAATTGCCGACGAGTTGGACGTAATCGGACTGATTGCAGTGGAAATGTTTTGGCGAGACGGCAGGCTGCTGGTTAACGAACTGGCTCCTCGACCGCATAACTCCGGTCATTATACGATGGATGCGTGCGTCACTTCGCAGTTTGAACAGCATGTACGCGCTATCTGCAACTTGCCGCTGGGAGATACCCGATTGTTAAGTTCGGTAGTCATGGTCAATATTTTGGGCGAACATCTGCAGCCGGTGCTGGATCGTGTACACCGGCTGACAGGCGGCGCAAAAATTCATCTGTATGGCAAATCGGAAGTGCAACCGAAGCGAAAAATGGGTCATCTGAACGTTCTGGCAGACCGTGTGGAAGATGCATTGCAGCAAATACGGGACTGGGGCATTTGGCAGGTCTGA
- the purE gene encoding 5-(carboxyamino)imidazole ribonucleotide mutase, whose product MANPLVGVIMGSQSDWDTMREACLILDELQIPYEKRVVSAHRTPDLMFEYAEQAVHRGLRVIIAGAGGAAHLPGMVAAKTVLPVIGVPVQSKALNGLDSLLSIVQMPAGVPVATVAIGKAGAANAGLLAAQILATTSTELRDRLQQRRDTIRLQVMESGDLE is encoded by the coding sequence ATGGCGAATCCTTTGGTTGGCGTAATCATGGGGAGTCAATCCGATTGGGACACGATGCGGGAAGCCTGTTTGATCTTGGATGAACTGCAGATCCCTTATGAAAAAAGGGTAGTATCCGCTCACCGAACGCCCGATTTGATGTTTGAGTATGCAGAACAAGCGGTCCATAGGGGGCTACGGGTGATTATAGCGGGAGCGGGCGGAGCGGCCCACCTGCCTGGAATGGTTGCGGCTAAAACCGTACTGCCCGTAATCGGTGTCCCCGTTCAATCGAAAGCGTTGAACGGATTGGATTCCTTGCTGTCGATCGTGCAGATGCCGGCAGGGGTACCTGTTGCGACGGTGGCGATCGGTAAAGCGGGGGCAGCCAATGCAGGACTGTTAGCTGCACAAATACTTGCAACGACCTCGACCGAACTGCGTGACAGATTGCAGCAGAGACGGGATACGATACGGCTACAGGTGATGGAAAGCGGGGATTTGGAATGA
- the purB gene encoding adenylosuccinate lyase translates to MSIKAISPLDGRYQEQLGGIESYVSEWALMKYRVHVEVEWLIAMSKSEWIADVRPFTSQETEFLRKLAADFSEADALEVKQIESTTKHDVKAVEYFIKRRIKETSLADVAEFVHFCCTSEDINNLSYALMVQGAIKQVWLPLAEKLAGTVAGLAKQTQSIPMLARTHGQPASPTTVGKELAVFVRRWQRQLVQIDNLEFLGKFNGAVGNFNAHVSAYPDAPWEEIAGSFVESLGLAYNPLTTQIESHDYLAEAFMAICRFNNIGIDMDRDIWSYISLSYFKQIPVAGEVGSSTMPHKVNPINFENSEANFGMSNAVLEHLAMKLPISRMQRDLTDSSTLRNIGVGIGHSVLALQAALRGLKQLSVNEAELAKDLDHAWEVLAEAVQTVMRKNGHDNPYEKLKDLTRGAQIDQAAMRQFIESLDLPADDKSRLLAMTPASYIGIAPQLLRHIEK, encoded by the coding sequence ATGTCAATCAAAGCAATTTCGCCGCTGGATGGGCGCTATCAGGAACAGTTGGGCGGCATTGAAAGCTATGTGTCGGAATGGGCGCTCATGAAATACAGAGTACATGTGGAAGTGGAATGGTTGATCGCCATGTCGAAAAGCGAGTGGATTGCGGACGTACGGCCCTTTACGTCGCAGGAAACGGAATTTTTGCGCAAGCTGGCAGCCGATTTTAGCGAAGCGGATGCGTTGGAAGTAAAGCAGATCGAATCGACGACCAAACATGATGTGAAAGCGGTGGAGTATTTTATCAAACGCCGTATCAAAGAAACCTCGCTTGCGGATGTGGCGGAATTCGTTCATTTCTGCTGTACTTCGGAAGATATCAACAACCTTTCGTACGCGTTGATGGTGCAGGGTGCCATTAAGCAGGTCTGGCTTCCCTTGGCGGAAAAATTGGCCGGAACAGTCGCTGGTTTGGCGAAACAGACCCAATCGATCCCGATGCTGGCAAGAACGCATGGCCAGCCCGCCAGTCCGACAACGGTGGGAAAAGAGTTGGCCGTTTTTGTCCGCAGGTGGCAGCGGCAGTTGGTGCAGATTGACAATCTTGAATTTTTGGGCAAGTTTAACGGAGCGGTCGGCAACTTTAACGCGCATGTGTCCGCCTATCCGGACGCGCCGTGGGAAGAGATCGCCGGTTCGTTCGTGGAAAGCCTGGGGCTTGCGTATAACCCGCTTACGACGCAGATTGAATCGCACGATTACCTGGCCGAAGCATTTATGGCAATTTGCCGTTTCAATAATATTGGAATCGATATGGACCGTGACATATGGTCTTATATTTCGCTTTCTTATTTCAAGCAGATCCCGGTGGCGGGAGAAGTCGGTTCTTCCACCATGCCGCATAAAGTCAACCCGATCAATTTTGAAAATTCGGAAGCGAATTTCGGGATGAGCAACGCAGTGTTGGAGCATTTGGCGATGAAACTGCCGATTTCCCGAATGCAAAGAGATCTTACAGATTCTTCCACGCTGCGCAATATCGGTGTGGGTATCGGCCATTCCGTTCTGGCGCTGCAGGCTGCGCTGCGAGGACTGAAGCAGCTTTCGGTAAATGAAGCGGAACTGGCAAAAGATTTGGATCATGCATGGGAAGTATTGGCGGAAGCGGTGCAGACCGTAATGCGTAAAAACGGTCATGACAATCCGTACGAAAAACTGAAAGATTTAACACGCGGCGCGCAAATCGATCAGGCGGCCATGCGGCAGTTTATCGAAAGCCTGGATCTCCCGGCGGATGACAAATCCCGTCTGCTTGCGATGACACCGGCCAGTTACATCGGCATTGCGCCGCAACTGTTGCGTCATATCGAAAAATAG
- a CDS encoding HI0074 family nucleotidyltransferase substrate-binding subunit, translated as MKDPKSIQSLHNLGNALQRLREALEVPEDSILAVDGTIQRFEFAIELYWKTLKRLLAQEGVHTNTPRETLQHAFQVHWLEDETAWLQMLRDRNETSHVYDEATAVRIYRHIKQYFPEMERTYTFLLQRFEESD; from the coding sequence ATGAAAGATCCTAAATCGATTCAAAGCCTGCACAATCTGGGGAATGCTTTGCAAAGATTGCGTGAAGCTCTTGAAGTGCCCGAGGATTCGATTCTGGCTGTAGACGGGACGATCCAGCGATTTGAGTTCGCGATCGAATTGTATTGGAAAACGCTTAAACGTTTGCTTGCACAGGAAGGCGTACATACGAACACCCCCCGCGAAACTTTGCAGCATGCGTTTCAGGTTCACTGGCTCGAGGACGAAACGGCGTGGCTGCAAATGTTGCGGGACCGCAACGAGACATCCCATGTGTACGATGAAGCAACGGCTGTAAGAATCTATCGACATATCAAACAATATTTTCCGGAAATGGAGCGAACCTACACGTTCCTGCTGCAGCGTTTTGAGGAGAGTGACTGA
- a CDS encoding DUF488 domain-containing protein — MSILDVQTKRVYEPPGPEDGKRILVDRLWPRGPAKEKAHLDAWMREAAPSPQLCTWFSHKPERFQEFRISYLKELAENPIKHEHVEQLYREATKGRVTLLYAAKHPTCNHAVVLEEAIRNLRP, encoded by the coding sequence ATGTCCATTTTAGACGTCCAGACCAAAAGGGTTTATGAGCCGCCGGGACCGGAAGACGGAAAACGCATTTTGGTAGATCGTTTATGGCCCCGTGGACCGGCAAAAGAAAAAGCGCATTTGGACGCGTGGATGCGTGAAGCAGCTCCCAGTCCCCAATTGTGCACATGGTTTTCCCATAAGCCGGAACGTTTTCAGGAATTCCGGATTTCATATCTGAAAGAATTGGCGGAGAATCCTATTAAACATGAACATGTGGAACAACTTTACCGGGAAGCAACCAAAGGAAGAGTCACTTTGCTGTACGCGGCCAAACATCCCACCTGCAATCATGCCGTCGTCCTGGAAGAAGCGATCCGAAATCTGCGGCCCTAA
- the mntA gene encoding type VII toxin-antitoxin system MntA family adenylyltransferase antitoxin: MAIEERIRRQIMEIMRKNPEVLRVTLFGSRARGDESARSDIDLAVKAPALSQRKWLELVMSLEQMDTLLPIDVVRWEEAPTDLKSKITQEGKVLYERS, translated from the coding sequence ATGGCGATTGAAGAGCGTATTCGTCGGCAAATTATGGAGATCATGCGGAAAAATCCGGAGGTGCTTCGTGTAACCTTGTTCGGCTCGCGTGCCAGAGGGGATGAGAGTGCGCGGTCTGACATTGACTTGGCCGTGAAAGCCCCCGCGCTTAGCCAACGGAAGTGGCTTGAACTTGTGATGTCGCTGGAACAGATGGATACGTTGCTGCCGATTGATGTGGTGCGATGGGAAGAAGCGCCAACTGACCTGAAAAGCAAAATTACGCAGGAAGGGAAGGTTCTTTATGAAAGATCCTAA
- a CDS encoding DUF4129 domain-containing transglutaminase family protein → MQRTTNWFTGVWFRDILLVVVLFCWMYQLLTPLGLAGRIPNMAVFYSLIGLFLLIDLLFSMQSVRILLKLFAIFVWLHLHFYANANFFSLDWFQNILHEIGSVTSLLAGDRVASLSEIARTFFFLLYLWVMVIVFRNALVHRIWLIVLLLVGEVVISVIDTFFTVDASGYVVRYFLIGFVLLSLSLLPVVEKWALLPERIRIWPVKWLVWTVAVSMAAVGTGMAFPKYPAAWPDPVSYLKGTDKNVVNMPKKIGYGGDDSKLGGPYVSDSSVVFTVVANEAGYYRGESKTNYTGKGWTDVSLTDHSKQPLQTLTPSYQKTYGILPDVKSKQVEQEIHIENGQFRVIFGQYQMMSFDSLTSENPVQMQSFHPSSWRISGDLRSGQTYKAVSQVPFYDPEKIKERELSAAQVNLPDYLQLPDELPERVKSLAERITAGKTDPYEKATAIEQYLRQNYTYETENVPFPAEGQDFVDQFLFESKKGYCDHFSSSMVVLAREVGLPARWVKGFTQGELQGPVSPGSEMKKYVIRNKDAHSWAEVFIPGSGWIPFEATATFTQPTVRDAVPAEAQADQPKQAETPDAKQADNGVNLVQKVGGSLVAWGAAALLVGLLFVVAYRFRNQLIALWVKRGLEQEHSEVSSAVVTAVGRLLRVLQRSGLRRNPDFTVREFGAEKIGNGTLGAEWISLVRIFERVRYGNKRIRKEEASQFQELWERIVRFIGRTKKD, encoded by the coding sequence GTGCAGCGAACAACTAATTGGTTTACGGGGGTATGGTTCCGAGATATTTTGTTGGTTGTTGTTCTGTTTTGCTGGATGTATCAACTGCTGACACCGCTTGGTTTAGCGGGCCGCATCCCTAACATGGCGGTGTTTTATTCATTGATCGGCTTGTTTCTGCTGATTGATTTGCTGTTCTCTATGCAGTCTGTCCGTATTCTGCTGAAATTGTTTGCGATCTTTGTCTGGTTGCATCTGCACTTTTACGCAAATGCAAATTTCTTCAGCTTAGATTGGTTTCAGAATATCTTGCATGAGATTGGCAGTGTTACGTCGCTGCTCGCTGGTGACCGGGTGGCAAGCCTGTCTGAGATTGCCCGCACGTTTTTCTTCCTGTTGTATCTGTGGGTAATGGTGATCGTCTTTCGAAATGCGTTGGTTCACCGCATTTGGTTGATCGTGTTATTGCTCGTCGGTGAGGTTGTAATCAGCGTGATCGATACGTTCTTTACAGTGGACGCGTCCGGTTATGTAGTAAGGTATTTTCTGATCGGATTCGTGCTGCTGTCGCTGTCACTGCTGCCAGTTGTTGAAAAATGGGCATTGCTGCCCGAGCGGATACGTATTTGGCCTGTCAAATGGCTGGTTTGGACGGTCGCGGTATCGATGGCCGCCGTGGGTACTGGCATGGCCTTTCCTAAATATCCCGCTGCCTGGCCGGATCCGGTTTCCTACTTAAAAGGAACCGATAAAAATGTGGTCAATATGCCGAAGAAAATCGGGTACGGCGGTGATGACAGCAAACTGGGCGGACCTTATGTTTCGGACAGTTCGGTGGTATTTACCGTTGTCGCAAACGAAGCGGGGTATTACCGGGGAGAATCGAAAACGAACTACACCGGGAAGGGATGGACCGATGTCAGTCTGACGGATCATTCAAAACAGCCGTTGCAGACGCTGACACCCTCTTATCAGAAAACGTACGGTATACTGCCTGATGTCAAAAGCAAACAGGTAGAGCAGGAAATTCATATTGAGAATGGCCAGTTTCGGGTGATTTTCGGGCAGTACCAGATGATGTCGTTCGACAGTCTGACATCGGAAAATCCGGTTCAGATGCAGTCGTTCCATCCGTCCTCCTGGCGAATTAGCGGCGATTTGCGCAGCGGACAGACGTATAAAGCGGTTTCGCAGGTACCGTTCTACGACCCGGAGAAAATCAAAGAACGGGAACTGTCGGCTGCACAGGTGAACTTGCCGGATTATCTGCAGTTGCCAGACGAGCTCCCGGAACGGGTCAAATCGCTGGCGGAAAGAATTACGGCAGGGAAGACAGATCCCTATGAGAAGGCGACCGCAATTGAGCAGTACTTGCGGCAAAACTATACCTATGAAACGGAAAATGTCCCGTTTCCGGCAGAGGGACAGGACTTTGTCGACCAGTTCTTGTTTGAAAGCAAGAAGGGGTACTGTGACCATTTCTCCAGTTCCATGGTTGTATTGGCAAGAGAAGTTGGATTGCCGGCCAGATGGGTAAAAGGGTTCACGCAGGGCGAATTGCAGGGGCCAGTAAGTCCAGGCAGTGAAATGAAGAAATACGTCATCCGCAACAAAGATGCTCACTCCTGGGCGGAAGTATTCATACCTGGAAGCGGCTGGATTCCTTTTGAAGCGACCGCTACTTTTACACAGCCGACCGTTCGGGATGCAGTGCCCGCTGAAGCGCAGGCAGACCAACCGAAGCAGGCGGAGACGCCAGATGCAAAACAAGCGGATAACGGAGTCAATCTGGTGCAGAAAGTCGGAGGATCGCTGGTGGCATGGGGGGCGGCTGCTTTACTGGTTGGTTTGCTTTTCGTTGTGGCGTACCGATTCCGCAATCAGTTGATCGCACTCTGGGTAAAACGCGGTTTGGAGCAGGAGCATTCGGAAGTCAGTTCCGCTGTGGTGACTGCGGTTGGAAGATTGTTGCGTGTATTGCAACGGTCCGGGCTGCGGCGAAATCCTGATTTTACGGTGCGTGAATTCGGAGCGGAGAAGATCGGAAACGGAACATTAGGAGCCGAGTGGATCTCGTTAGTGCGTATCTTTGAACGGGTTCGTTATGGGAACAAACGGATCCGCAAAGAGGAAGCATCACAATTCCAGGAGTTGTGGGAACGGATTGTTCGGTTTATAGGACGAACAAAGAAGGATTGA
- a CDS encoding NCS2 family permease, which translates to MERFFRLQENNTNVRTEIIAGITTFITMAYILIVNPLTLTAGGATGMNFNSVFVATALGAGIVTILMGLLVNFPIALAPGMGLNAYFATVILSSGGTITWQMALGAVFISGIIFIILTVTKIRQLMLEAIPKSIRSAVTVGIGLFIAIIGFKNSGLLSAFYIGKDPVQSLHQISGFDWLLQLGNFVENKHVLLTVIGLLLTSILMALRAPAAILLGIIITTIIGIPMGITDLGSLAGAKWVPQFSQVAFGSLDIMGALHAGILTIIFTFTFVELFDTFGTMTGTAAKAGLLDKPDGKEKVGRAMLVDATGVSIGALLGTSTITAFVESAAGVAQGGRTGLTAVTTGILFILSLFLAPLALIVPGEATAAALILVGVLMMGAVREIEWDEFVYSIPAFLTIVLMPFSYSIANGISFGILFYVFLAAAGNLIGGKHKIHWLMWILFVLIIIRFLFTELNV; encoded by the coding sequence ATGGAGAGGTTTTTTCGGTTACAGGAAAACAACACCAATGTAAGAACTGAAATCATTGCCGGAATCACCACGTTTATCACGATGGCGTATATTTTGATCGTCAATCCGTTAACGTTGACGGCCGGCGGAGCAACAGGGATGAATTTTAACTCCGTATTTGTGGCAACCGCCCTGGGTGCGGGAATCGTTACGATCTTAATGGGGCTGCTCGTGAACTTTCCGATTGCGTTGGCGCCTGGTATGGGGCTGAACGCGTATTTTGCAACCGTCATTCTCAGTTCAGGCGGCACAATCACTTGGCAAATGGCTTTGGGAGCCGTGTTCATCTCCGGTATTATTTTTATTATTCTGACGGTGACCAAAATCAGGCAGTTGATGCTCGAAGCCATTCCCAAATCGATTCGTTCTGCGGTGACGGTAGGTATCGGGTTGTTTATTGCAATTATCGGGTTCAAAAACAGCGGTCTGCTGTCCGCGTTCTATATCGGCAAAGACCCGGTGCAGTCGCTGCATCAAATCAGCGGATTCGATTGGCTTTTGCAGTTGGGCAATTTCGTTGAAAATAAGCATGTGCTTTTGACGGTGATCGGTCTTCTGCTGACCTCCATCCTAATGGCGCTCCGAGCGCCTGCCGCCATTTTGCTGGGGATTATTATAACGACGATTATTGGGATTCCAATGGGAATCACCGATTTAGGTTCGCTGGCGGGGGCGAAATGGGTGCCCCAATTTTCGCAAGTGGCGTTTGGCAGTTTGGATATTATGGGTGCCCTTCATGCGGGGATTTTAACCATTATCTTTACTTTTACGTTTGTGGAATTGTTTGATACGTTTGGCACGATGACGGGTACGGCTGCAAAAGCAGGTTTATTGGATAAGCCGGATGGAAAAGAAAAAGTGGGACGAGCTATGCTGGTCGACGCGACGGGTGTAAGTATTGGCGCCTTGTTGGGAACCAGTACGATTACCGCTTTCGTTGAAAGTGCAGCAGGTGTGGCACAGGGTGGACGAACCGGCTTGACAGCGGTTACGACGGGGATCCTGTTTATTCTCTCCTTGTTCCTCGCCCCTCTGGCGCTTATCGTACCGGGTGAAGCAACGGCTGCGGCACTTATTCTGGTTGGTGTATTGATGATGGGGGCCGTTCGTGAGATTGAATGGGACGAGTTTGTCTATTCGATCCCTGCTTTCTTGACCATTGTATTGATGCCGTTCAGCTATTCGATTGCGAACGGAATTTCTTTCGGCATTCTGTTTTATGTATTCCTCGCCGCAGCGGGTAACTTGATCGGCGGGAAGCACAAAATTCACTGGCTGATGTGGATTTTGTTTGTGTTGATCATTATCCGGTTCCTGTTTACGGAACTGAACGTTTAA
- the ispG gene encoding flavodoxin-dependent (E)-4-hydroxy-3-methylbut-2-enyl-diphosphate synthase, whose product MYHRKQTRPVRVGNVTIGGNDQVIIQSMTMTKTADVKATVEQIHRLEEAGCQVVRVTVNNEEAANAVKQIKKEISIPLVADIHFDYKLALKAIENGIDKVRINPGNIGRREKVESVVKACKERNVPIRIGVNAGSLEKHILDKYGYPTAQGMLESALHHIRILEDLDFHDIIVSMKASDVPLAIEAYKLAAEAFDYPLHLGITESGTLFAGTVKSAAGLGTLLSMGIGNTVRVSLSADPVEEVKVARELLKTFGLLANAVTLVSCPTCGRIEIDLISVANEIEEYVSKIKAPIKVSVLGCAVNGPGEAKEADIGIAGSVGEGLLFRHGEIVRKVPEKDLVSELKKEIDALAEKYEKTGSLK is encoded by the coding sequence ATGTATCACAGAAAACAAACGCGCCCGGTGCGTGTGGGCAACGTGACAATTGGCGGCAATGATCAGGTGATCATCCAAAGTATGACGATGACCAAGACGGCTGATGTAAAGGCGACGGTAGAGCAGATTCATCGTTTGGAAGAAGCGGGCTGCCAGGTGGTCCGGGTGACGGTCAATAATGAGGAAGCGGCGAACGCCGTCAAACAGATCAAAAAAGAGATTTCGATTCCGCTCGTGGCAGACATTCATTTTGATTATAAGTTGGCGTTGAAAGCGATTGAAAACGGAATCGATAAGGTGCGCATCAATCCGGGGAATATTGGCCGCCGGGAAAAGGTGGAATCGGTTGTAAAAGCATGCAAGGAACGCAACGTTCCGATCCGCATTGGCGTTAATGCGGGATCGCTTGAAAAACATATTCTGGATAAGTACGGATATCCGACTGCACAGGGGATGCTGGAGAGCGCGCTGCATCATATTCGAATATTGGAAGACCTGGATTTTCACGACATCATTGTTTCGATGAAAGCGTCCGATGTACCTTTGGCGATTGAAGCTTACAAACTGGCGGCAGAAGCGTTTGATTATCCGCTGCATTTGGGCATTACAGAGTCAGGTACGCTTTTTGCGGGAACGGTAAAAAGCGCAGCCGGTCTGGGAACACTGCTTTCGATGGGAATCGGCAATACGGTGCGCGTGTCGCTCAGTGCCGATCCGGTGGAAGAAGTGAAAGTGGCGCGGGAACTGTTAAAAACGTTCGGGTTGTTGGCAAATGCTGTAACACTGGTTTCCTGTCCGACTTGTGGGCGTATTGAAATCGATTTGATCAGCGTGGCCAACGAGATTGAAGAGTATGTCTCAAAAATCAAGGCCCCGATTAAAGTTTCCGTTTTGGGGTGTGCAGTCAACGGTCCGGGTGAAGCGAAGGAAGCGGATATAGGGATTGCCGGTTCCGTAGGGGAAGGTCTGTTGTTCCGCCATGGTGAAATTGTGCGAAAAGTTCCGGAAAAAGACCTGGTGTCTGAACTGAAGAAGGAAATAGACGCACTGGCTGAGAAATATGAAAAAACAGGTTCGTTAAAATAA